The Mucilaginibacter defluvii genome contains the following window.
ACATTGTTATCAGCCAAAAACAGGTTTTTATATTGGCTATGCAGGGTGTAACCTGCGCCAATTACTTTATTAGCATAGGTGATTGCGTCGGCATTGCGTTCGCTACCTGTGTAAACCTGGGCGTTCAGGTACAGGCGGGCAAGCAATGCCCAGGCTGCAGCTTTATCAGCACGGCCATATTCGTTAGTGCGCGGATCTTTTAATAACGTTTCAACAGCCTTCAGTTCTGATTCCACATAGCTGAACAGCGCGGCCCTGGTGGTTTGCTTTGGCAGCTCTTTACCAATATTATCATTTTCGGTAATAAACGGCGGGTTACCGTACAGGTCCATCAGCACCCAGTATTGAAAGGCACGCAGAAAACGCGCTTCGGCAATGTAATATTTAATTTCGGCAGCATCGTTACCGGTAATGTTGCGGCTTGCCAGCTTAGCGTCCGTACTCTCGCGGATAAACTCGTTAACCAGCGTGATCTGGTAAATAGAACGGGTGTAAAGGCCTTGCAGCATCAGGTTGGTTGATGACCAGGTCATCTGGTCAATCTCTGAAACACCCGGATCACCCAACCAGGCACAAACAGCCTCGTCTGTTGATAGTTCCTGAGCGCCGAAATACAGGCGGAAAAAGTCGGATGTACCGGCATCAATACCACCCAGATCGCCGCTGCCCGCGCCGCTGTTACCGGTTTGCGCAAAGCTGCCGTATACTTTGGCCAGCGCGCCCTTGTAACCCGCCGGCGTAGCATAAACCACGTCTGAAGTTACATCATTGGTTGGCTTCAGATTCAAATCCTTAGCACACGATGTTACAGCCACAACAATTACCATCAGGGCTGCATATATTTTTAATTTATTTCTCATAAAATAATCTCGTTAAATTGGTTAAAAACCTACGTTAACACCCAGTGTGTAAATGCGCGGGCGCGGATAAAGGGTATAATCAATACCGTTAAATATCTCCGGATCAACACCTTTATATTTGCTCACCACAAATACGTTTTGCACGTTGGCTGAAAAATTATAACGGCCGATATTATAGCTCAGGCTCAGGTTATCCATTTTAAGGAACGATGCGTTACGTATAAAGTAATCACTATTGTATTGATTGATTGTGAAACCGCTGTTTAAGAACTCCACCGGCGCATTATTAATGCTACCGGCCGGATTAAGCAGGTTTGAACGTGTAGCCAGGTTTGATGATACGTTATCATACATATAATTACCCAAACTTGCACGCAACACAGTAGCCAAAGTCCATCTTTGATAGTTTAGCGATGTGCTGAAACCCATCAGGAATTTAGGCGCGGGGCTTTTATAGAAATACCTGTCGCTGGCGGTAATGGAACCATCACCATTTAAATCCTCGTAAACACCTTCAAGCGGTTTACCATCGGTGCCGTATACCTGTTTGTAAACATAGTAGCTGAACGGTGCTTTACCCGCGGTATGTACTTGTATAAAGTTACCTGTAGCACCGGTTATTGAGCCTGCCTGCTGGAAATAGTTGGGGTTATCAACCAAGGTGAGGTTGGTTACCTTGTTTTGGAGATAGGTGAAGTTAAAGCCCATATCCCAGTTCAGCTTTTTACTTTTAATTATCGAACCGTTCAGTTCAAGCTCAACACCTTTATTTTCCATGTTACCCACGTTGGTAAGTAACTGATTGCTAAAGTTTGAACCCACAGGTATATTAACCACAGCCAACAGGTCTTTAGTTTTTTTGTAAAACACATCCAGCTTACCGGCTAAACGGCCATTCAGGAAACCGAAGTCTAAACCGATGTTACTTGTGGCGGTAGTTTCCCACTTAATGTCCTTATCATAAGCCAATGGGGCATACATATAATAAAACTCATTACCGAATTGGTATTGCGATTCATTTGAACTCTTCGCATAGTTAGGTAGGTAAGAGTACAGGCTACCAATATCCTGCTGGCCGGTTACACCGTAGCTTAAACGCAATTTCAGGTCAGACAGCACATTGCT
Protein-coding sequences here:
- a CDS encoding RagB/SusD family nutrient uptake outer membrane protein encodes the protein MRNKLKIYAALMVIVVAVTSCAKDLNLKPTNDVTSDVVYATPAGYKGALAKVYGSFAQTGNSGAGSGDLGGIDAGTSDFFRLYFGAQELSTDEAVCAWLGDPGVSEIDQMTWSSTNLMLQGLYTRSIYQITLVNEFIRESTDAKLASRNITGNDAAEIKYYIAEARFLRAFQYWVLMDLYGNPPFITENDNIGKELPKQTTRAALFSYVESELKAVETLLKDPRTNEYGRADKAAAWALLARLYLNAQVYTGSERNADAITYANKVIGAGYTLHSQYKNLFLADNNVNNPETIFAIAYDGVKTQNYGGATYLINAAINAAMNPTSFGVPNGGWGGNRTRQNLPNKFTDASGATDKRAMFFGDKRNVDDLATFTDGLAVTKFKNITQSGATAPSVGGTFCSMDIPLFRLAEAYMIYAEATLRGGNGGSLATATSYFNNLRTRAYGNASGNVASISLNDILDERSREFYWEGQRRTDLVRFGKYTDASYLWPYKGGVKAGRGVETYRNLFPIPSTDIIANPNLKQNTGY